In Acinetobacter pittii, one genomic interval encodes:
- a CDS encoding LysR family transcriptional regulator yields MNEMNNNIASLARIDLNLFRVFVAIYKEKNLTRASEQLFLSQPAVSHALARLRDHFNDPLFVRDGHGVVPSPLAKRLWPTIEQSLQLMQQAIQSTHDFQPARDLTHLTIAMNDEYEWIYLPYIIQHLTQFNPNLQLNSVRIDRKNLRHELSTGKIDFAIDVEHSVEESINYECFSKDQFVVISRNQHPLLSSAELTKEIYLEAKHITVSSRPTGRVFEDFFLSKQGIKRTISFRCQQYETAIRLITQTDHLLTIPQRQIAYFKDDYPQLKVHPLPIDIDGYQMNLYWDRQKSDEHQIAWCKMQLLQIMSNLNC; encoded by the coding sequence ATGAATGAAATGAATAATAATATTGCCTCTCTTGCTCGTATTGATCTCAATTTATTTCGTGTATTTGTTGCAATTTATAAAGAAAAAAATCTAACACGGGCGAGTGAACAACTTTTTCTTAGCCAACCTGCTGTTAGTCATGCTTTGGCCCGTTTACGCGATCACTTTAATGACCCACTATTTGTTCGAGATGGACATGGCGTTGTTCCCTCACCGTTAGCTAAACGGTTGTGGCCTACAATTGAACAGTCATTGCAACTTATGCAGCAAGCAATTCAAAGCACACATGACTTTCAGCCCGCACGTGATTTGACTCATCTCACCATTGCTATGAATGATGAATATGAATGGATTTATTTACCTTATATAATTCAACACTTAACCCAATTTAACCCTAATTTGCAGCTAAACAGTGTACGTATTGACCGTAAGAATTTAAGACATGAACTTTCAACAGGAAAAATCGATTTTGCGATTGATGTTGAACATTCTGTCGAAGAAAGCATTAATTACGAATGCTTTTCTAAAGATCAATTTGTAGTCATAAGCCGTAACCAGCACCCTTTATTATCGTCAGCGGAACTAACAAAAGAAATCTATTTAGAGGCTAAACACATTACCGTTTCCTCCCGTCCCACAGGTCGTGTATTTGAAGATTTTTTCTTGTCTAAACAAGGTATTAAAAGAACAATAAGTTTCCGCTGCCAACAATATGAAACCGCGATTCGACTGATTACCCAAACGGATCATTTACTCACTATTCCTCAACGTCAAATTGCTTATTTTAAAGATGATTATCCTCAACTTAAGGTACATCCTCTCCCTATTGATATAGATGGATACCAAATGAATTTATATTGGGACCGTCAAAAGTCCGATGAACATCAAATAGCATGGTGCAAAATGCAACTATTACAGATTATGAGCAATTTGAACTGCTAA
- a CDS encoding alkyl/aryl-sulfatase, with translation MKINVLTTSLLCALSFNTFAATKVEKVVIDSNASYSSKYNLQNADEFNNAARGFIAKPSGQIKNEQGDVIWDFDAFNFIKDQAPDTVNPSLWRQAKLNNNVGLFKVADRVWQVRGFDLANMTIIQGKSGWIIVDTLTSKETAEAAIKFARQHLGDQKISAIIFTHSHVDHFGGALGVISTEELKQKQIPIIAPEGFMEEATSENIMAGPAMTRRATYMYGTYLPKNTEGLVDNGLGKAVAVGQIGILEPNQLITQKEQKLNIDGLDFVFYNVPSSEAPSELTFSIPSMKLYNGAEILSHTLHNLYTLRGAKVRDTLKWVSYLSQALEQTQNSEVFIAQHHWPVWGNKNIQDFIKTQRDVYKFIHDQTVRYMNSGLNGAEIAEKIKLPPELDQKLYAHGYYGTLKHNAKAVYQYYMGWFDANPSNLDPLPPKDAAKKYIELAGGEANALKNAQDAYSKAEYRWAAEVLKYVVFNNPANSQAKDLLAKTYRQLGYSAEAATWRNFYLSGAQELQGFTPLKSTSGRLGLLIHTPTERFLEAMATNLDVENLKNENQCMNLVLTDTQENFSLRIENSVMLFDKYENDRLPTNCPTLKLTKLLYLQLITGGADASKVLVSKDSEVKGNPLKIGKFFSLFKKSNNGFPIVTRPES, from the coding sequence ATGAAAATTAACGTACTCACTACTTCATTGTTATGCGCTTTATCTTTCAATACATTTGCAGCAACTAAAGTAGAAAAAGTAGTTATTGATTCAAATGCTTCTTATAGTAGTAAATATAATCTCCAAAATGCTGATGAGTTTAATAACGCCGCAAGAGGTTTTATTGCTAAACCCAGTGGGCAAATAAAGAATGAGCAAGGAGATGTGATTTGGGATTTTGATGCATTTAATTTTATTAAAGATCAGGCCCCTGATACTGTAAATCCGAGCCTTTGGCGGCAGGCTAAATTAAATAATAATGTGGGTTTGTTTAAAGTTGCAGACCGTGTTTGGCAAGTTCGCGGTTTTGATCTGGCAAATATGACCATTATTCAGGGCAAGAGCGGCTGGATTATTGTTGACACTTTAACGTCAAAAGAAACTGCCGAAGCTGCTATTAAATTTGCAAGGCAGCATCTAGGTGACCAAAAAATCTCAGCGATTATTTTCACACATAGCCATGTTGACCATTTTGGGGGAGCGCTAGGTGTTATCTCTACCGAAGAATTAAAGCAAAAGCAAATACCGATTATTGCACCCGAAGGCTTTATGGAAGAAGCGACCAGCGAGAATATTATGGCTGGTCCAGCAATGACTCGGCGAGCAACCTATATGTATGGAACATATTTGCCTAAAAATACCGAAGGTTTAGTAGATAATGGTTTAGGTAAGGCTGTAGCAGTAGGACAAATCGGGATTTTAGAACCCAATCAGTTAATTACTCAGAAAGAACAAAAATTGAATATTGATGGGTTAGATTTCGTATTTTATAACGTTCCGAGTTCTGAAGCACCTTCAGAATTAACCTTCTCAATTCCCTCAATGAAACTATATAACGGTGCAGAAATTCTTTCTCATACTTTGCATAATCTCTACACATTAAGAGGTGCTAAAGTCCGTGATACGCTAAAGTGGGTTAGTTATTTAAGCCAAGCTTTAGAGCAAACTCAAAATTCAGAGGTTTTTATTGCTCAGCATCATTGGCCTGTTTGGGGGAATAAAAATATTCAAGATTTTATTAAAACACAAAGAGATGTCTATAAATTTATTCACGACCAAACAGTTCGTTATATGAATTCTGGTTTAAATGGTGCTGAAATTGCAGAAAAAATTAAACTGCCACCAGAGTTAGATCAAAAGCTATATGCGCACGGCTATTATGGCACCTTAAAACATAATGCGAAGGCTGTATATCAATATTATATGGGCTGGTTTGATGCCAACCCTTCAAATTTAGATCCATTACCGCCTAAAGATGCAGCAAAGAAATATATTGAACTGGCAGGAGGAGAGGCGAATGCCTTAAAAAATGCTCAAGACGCCTATAGCAAAGCTGAATATAGATGGGCAGCAGAAGTTTTAAAGTATGTAGTATTTAATAATCCAGCAAATTCTCAAGCAAAAGATTTATTAGCAAAAACCTATCGACAATTAGGTTATTCAGCAGAAGCGGCAACTTGGCGTAATTTCTATTTATCAGGTGCTCAAGAATTACAAGGCTTTACTCCACTTAAGAGTACGTCTGGTCGTTTAGGTTTACTGATTCATACGCCTACTGAAAGATTTCTTGAGGCTATGGCAACCAATCTCGATGTCGAAAATTTAAAAAATGAAAATCAATGTATGAACTTGGTCCTGACCGATACACAAGAAAATTTTTCATTGCGGATTGAAAACTCCGTAATGCTCTTTGATAAATATGAGAATGATCGCTTACCAACAAACTGCCCAACGTTAAAGCTGACTAAACTTTTATATTTGCAGTTAATTACAGGTGGGGCCGATGCTTCAAAAGTCTTAGTTTCTAAAGACAGTGAAGTAAAAGGAAACCCATTAAAAATTGGTAAGTTCTTCTCTTTATTTAAAAAGTCTAATAATGGTTTTCCAATTGTGACTCGACCAGAGAGTTGA
- the yhaE gene encoding NAD(P)-dependent oxidoreductase encodes MATIGFVGTGIMGMPMAMNLLKAGHQVKVWNRTSSKADSLKEAGAYVCSDLEQVGKDIEFLICMLSDGKTCDEILFKEHGAVSELKPESTVIVMSSIPVEVAKAQSEKCKERGLGYLDAPVSGGEKGAQNASLAIMVGGEAKTFSQAETILTAMGRPILVGGAGCGMLAKLVNQMIVATTIATVSEGLLLANKAGADPIKLKQALTGGFADSPILQQHGERMLNRDFKPGGTARNQHKDIHTAVNYAKSLELNLPIAQQVSQLFENMLVAGDGELDHSGLIRELERMNHV; translated from the coding sequence ATGGCGACCATCGGGTTTGTGGGTACAGGCATTATGGGTATGCCGATGGCTATGAATTTACTCAAGGCAGGTCATCAAGTTAAGGTCTGGAATAGAACTTCCTCTAAAGCAGATAGCTTAAAAGAGGCGGGAGCCTATGTTTGCTCTGACCTTGAACAAGTTGGAAAAGATATAGAATTTCTAATTTGTATGCTTAGCGACGGAAAAACCTGTGATGAAATTCTATTTAAAGAGCACGGTGCAGTTTCAGAGCTAAAACCTGAAAGCACGGTTATTGTCATGAGTTCGATACCGGTTGAAGTTGCAAAAGCACAAAGTGAAAAGTGTAAAGAAAGAGGACTTGGATACTTAGATGCTCCTGTGTCCGGTGGAGAAAAAGGTGCCCAAAATGCAAGTCTTGCTATTATGGTAGGCGGAGAAGCTAAAACATTTTCACAAGCTGAAACTATTTTAACTGCAATGGGCCGACCAATTTTAGTGGGCGGGGCTGGCTGCGGAATGCTCGCAAAACTTGTAAATCAAATGATTGTAGCCACCACCATCGCAACAGTAAGCGAAGGTTTATTGCTTGCCAATAAAGCTGGCGCCGATCCTATTAAGCTAAAACAGGCACTCACGGGAGGCTTTGCCGACTCCCCAATTTTACAGCAGCATGGTGAACGTATGCTAAATCGAGATTTTAAACCGGGAGGCACTGCTCGAAACCAGCATAAAGATATTCATACGGCCGTTAACTATGCCAAATCGCTTGAGCTGAATTTACCTATTGCCCAACAGGTCAGTCAATTATTTGAAAATATGCTTGTTGCCGGAGATGGTGAGTTGGATCATTCTGGTTTAATTCGTGAACTTGAGCGAATGAATCACGTTTAG
- the hpaX gene encoding MFS transporter, translated as MEDIKNVTALEEQTIKRISNRIIPFLIILFIMAFLDRTNIGFAALHMNDALGITQTIFGLGAGVFFLGYFIAEVPSNILLHRFGARIWIARIMITWGIIAGLMGFIHSGTQFIVLRFLLGIAEAGFFPGVIFYLTLWFPAKYRARVFATFYLGLPIAQIIGAPISVGLMQWGNTIGYEGWRLMYVLEGIPSIILGLICLKYLTNNPKEAEWLTAEQRQWLMTTLEREEREKAQSADAALTKGELIKQVFKNPLVWIMAVVYFGITSGSNAMFFFLPSVLESFRNTFGMQISLIQNGLLTAIPYAFAAVGMVLWSRRSDRKQERYKHGACAALMAAFAIAIALIVNQPWAIIVGFILLAIGVFSAINIFWTIPGQTLTGVGAAAGIGLINSVGNLSGFTGPYLTGYLYTTTGTYTVAFLAIAGFVAMGGLGLLLLAKLKSNSLKVEQQQLKVRTAAEMK; from the coding sequence ATGGAAGATATCAAAAATGTAACTGCTCTCGAAGAGCAGACAATTAAACGTATTTCGAATCGAATTATCCCGTTTCTCATTATTCTATTCATTATGGCATTTCTAGACAGAACCAATATTGGTTTTGCTGCCCTACACATGAATGATGCACTTGGAATTACTCAAACCATTTTTGGTTTGGGTGCGGGTGTATTTTTTCTAGGTTATTTTATTGCAGAAGTTCCAAGTAATATCTTGCTTCATCGTTTTGGAGCACGAATCTGGATTGCCCGAATCATGATTACTTGGGGCATTATTGCCGGACTTATGGGCTTTATTCATAGCGGCACTCAATTTATCGTTTTACGGTTTTTACTCGGTATTGCAGAAGCGGGTTTCTTTCCGGGCGTTATCTTTTATTTAACCTTGTGGTTTCCTGCAAAATATCGTGCCCGTGTTTTTGCAACGTTTTATCTTGGATTACCAATTGCTCAAATTATTGGAGCGCCAATTTCAGTCGGTCTCATGCAATGGGGTAATACGATTGGCTATGAAGGTTGGCGTTTGATGTATGTGCTAGAAGGGATTCCTTCCATTATTTTAGGATTAATCTGTCTAAAATATTTAACCAATAACCCAAAAGAAGCAGAGTGGTTAACAGCTGAGCAGCGTCAATGGTTAATGACTACACTAGAGCGCGAAGAAAGAGAAAAAGCGCAATCTGCCGACGCTGCTTTAACAAAAGGTGAACTCATTAAACAAGTGTTTAAAAACCCTTTAGTGTGGATTATGGCAGTTGTGTACTTTGGAATTACCTCTGGTTCAAATGCGATGTTCTTCTTCTTACCAAGTGTTTTAGAGTCGTTCCGTAACACATTTGGTATGCAAATTAGCCTTATTCAAAATGGCTTACTTACCGCAATTCCATATGCATTTGCAGCTGTTGGTATGGTTTTATGGAGCCGCCGTTCTGACCGTAAACAAGAGCGTTACAAACACGGTGCTTGTGCTGCACTTATGGCAGCTTTCGCAATTGCGATTGCACTGATTGTAAATCAGCCATGGGCAATTATTGTAGGCTTTATTCTGCTTGCGATTGGCGTATTTAGTGCGATTAACATTTTCTGGACCATTCCTGGACAAACTCTAACGGGTGTGGGGGCCGCAGCCGGAATCGGATTGATTAACTCGGTAGGTAATTTAAGTGGTTTTACTGGCCCATATTTAACTGGATATTTATACACGACCACAGGAACTTACACAGTCGCATTCCTTGCTATTGCCGGCTTTGTAGCGATGGGCGGCTTAGGACTATTACTATTAGCAAAGTTAAAATCGAATAGCTTAAAAGTAGAACAACAACAACTTAAAGTTCGAACAGCTGCGGAGATGAAATAA
- a CDS encoding fumarylacetoacetate hydrolase family protein has translation MNFTLNSQNSLPDDATQGCLIGRAWIPNQISGPSPILLKGDQVFDISEKFHTISQLLESTDPLKALSEIEGKLVGSIDELFANTVAEPDTNKAYFLAPIDLQVIKAAGVTFAASMLERVIEEQAGGDAQKAQSIREVVQGVIGDNLKTIEPGSEKALQLKEYLIEQKMWSQYLEVGIGTDAEIFTKAPVLAAVGTGQNIGIHPKSEWNNPEPEVVLVANSHGKILGATLGNDVNLRDFEGRSALLLSKAKDNNASCAIGPFIRLFDHTFTLNDIRACDVELKIEGTDNFVLNGVSSMSQISRDPEDLIQQTLNENHQYPDGFVLFLGTLFAPTQDREQAGAGFTHKVGDVVRIHSPKLGTLYNTVMTSDKATPWNFGINALMRNLKQRELL, from the coding sequence ATGAACTTTACGTTAAATTCCCAGAACTCATTACCAGACGATGCAACTCAAGGATGCTTAATTGGTCGCGCGTGGATTCCAAATCAAATTTCCGGCCCATCTCCGATTCTTTTAAAAGGTGATCAGGTTTTTGATATTTCAGAAAAGTTTCACACGATTTCCCAATTGCTTGAAAGTACAGATCCTTTAAAAGCTTTATCTGAAATTGAAGGAAAATTAGTTGGGTCAATTGATGAGTTATTTGCCAACACAGTCGCTGAACCAGATACAAACAAGGCATATTTTTTAGCCCCTATTGATTTACAAGTGATTAAAGCGGCTGGTGTTACTTTTGCAGCAAGTATGTTAGAGCGTGTGATTGAAGAACAAGCTGGTGGCGATGCACAAAAAGCTCAATCGATCCGTGAAGTGGTACAAGGGGTAATCGGTGATAATTTAAAAACAATCGAACCCGGCTCGGAAAAAGCCCTTCAACTCAAAGAATATTTAATTGAGCAAAAAATGTGGTCTCAATATCTTGAGGTGGGCATTGGTACTGACGCTGAAATTTTTACTAAAGCACCCGTTTTAGCGGCTGTGGGAACTGGTCAAAATATTGGTATTCACCCGAAATCTGAATGGAATAATCCGGAACCAGAAGTTGTATTGGTTGCAAATAGCCACGGTAAAATTTTAGGCGCGACTTTAGGAAACGATGTGAATTTACGGGACTTTGAAGGCCGTAGCGCCTTACTGTTGAGTAAAGCCAAAGATAACAATGCATCTTGTGCAATCGGACCGTTTATTCGCCTTTTTGATCATACTTTTACTTTAAATGACATTCGTGCTTGTGATGTTGAACTGAAAATTGAAGGTACAGATAATTTTGTGCTCAATGGCGTGAGTTCTATGTCTCAAATTAGCCGTGATCCGGAAGATTTAATTCAACAAACCCTGAATGAAAATCATCAATATCCAGACGGTTTTGTGCTATTTTTGGGAACTTTGTTTGCACCTACTCAAGATCGTGAGCAAGCTGGGGCTGGCTTTACCCATAAAGTCGGAGATGTGGTCCGTATTCATTCACCTAAACTTGGTACTTTATACAACACGGTTATGACCAGTGACAAAGCAACGCCGTGGAATTTTGGAATAAATGCTTTGATGCGTAATTTAAAGCAACGTGAATTACTATAG
- the denD gene encoding D-erythronate dehydrogenase, which translates to MNVLITGGTGFIGKQIAKEILKTGSLTLEDNKPEPIDKIILFDAFAGDDLPQDPRIEVIVGDITDKTTVAHITENIDVVWHLAAVVSSAAEADFDLGMDVNLYGLLNLLEELRKKQTTPRVIFASGCAVFGGQLPEVVTDETVVTPKSSYGMQKAVGELLVSDYSRKGFIDGRVLRLPTIVVRPGKPNKAASTFFSSIIREPLKGETAICPVPSDTPVFVTSPRRCVESMIKAASLSSDVLQDNRIIPLPGLTVTVKEMLEALEKVAGKQATDLVQWQEDKTIQRIVKSWPVQVKAEYAESLGFQADENFESVIQAHIEDTQN; encoded by the coding sequence ATGAATGTGCTAATCACTGGTGGAACAGGTTTTATTGGAAAACAAATCGCTAAAGAGATCTTAAAAACTGGCAGTTTGACTTTAGAGGACAATAAACCTGAGCCCATCGATAAAATTATTCTATTTGATGCTTTTGCAGGCGATGATTTGCCGCAAGACCCGAGAATTGAAGTGATTGTCGGTGATATTACCGATAAAACTACAGTTGCTCATATTACAGAAAATATTGATGTCGTTTGGCATTTGGCCGCTGTGGTGAGCTCAGCAGCAGAAGCCGATTTTGATTTAGGTATGGATGTTAATTTATATGGACTCTTAAATTTATTAGAAGAATTAAGAAAGAAGCAAACTACCCCTCGAGTCATTTTTGCTAGTGGCTGTGCTGTATTTGGTGGTCAATTACCAGAAGTTGTGACAGATGAGACAGTGGTTACACCAAAGTCTTCTTACGGTATGCAAAAAGCAGTAGGAGAATTACTTGTTTCAGATTATTCACGTAAAGGCTTTATTGATGGCCGTGTTTTAAGACTACCAACTATTGTGGTTCGTCCCGGTAAACCGAATAAAGCTGCCTCGACATTTTTTAGCTCAATCATCCGTGAACCGTTAAAAGGCGAAACGGCTATTTGCCCCGTACCTTCAGATACTCCAGTCTTTGTTACTTCACCGCGACGTTGCGTTGAATCAATGATTAAAGCAGCGTCACTTTCGTCAGATGTACTTCAAGATAATCGAATTATTCCTCTACCGGGATTAACAGTCACGGTTAAAGAAATGCTTGAGGCACTTGAAAAAGTTGCAGGCAAACAAGCAACTGATTTGGTGCAATGGCAAGAAGACAAAACCATTCAACGTATTGTTAAAAGTTGGCCTGTTCAGGTGAAAGCTGAATATGCCGAATCTTTAGGTTTCCAAGCAGATGAAAATTTTGAAAGCGTGATTCAGGCACATATAGAAGATACCCAAAATTAA
- a CDS encoding TetR/AcrR family transcriptional regulator: MSKQQTKEKLIEAAIILFSQNNIETLSVQKINETAGVANKSALYYHFKSKWGLVEAALDHVMQPYMADSLELLNTIPSDNVQVSDVVDALMKPMVKILLQDNGIHYLKFFSKTISAGDEGRVIVAKTLVPIANKAVALLKQALPDADSNAISLKVLFTFNIILNVISDIGLEHFWPTDVKDHRLLGKYLKDYIEGGIRFKAEHFYK, encoded by the coding sequence ATGAGTAAACAGCAGACTAAAGAAAAATTGATAGAAGCAGCAATCATTCTTTTTTCACAAAATAATATTGAAACGCTATCAGTGCAAAAAATTAATGAGACCGCAGGCGTAGCAAACAAATCAGCACTTTATTACCACTTTAAGTCTAAATGGGGCTTAGTAGAAGCGGCCTTAGATCATGTTATGCAGCCATATATGGCTGACAGCCTTGAATTACTAAATACTATTCCTTCAGATAACGTACAGGTTTCTGATGTGGTAGATGCGTTAATGAAGCCAATGGTAAAAATACTTTTACAGGATAATGGAATTCATTACTTAAAGTTTTTCTCTAAGACCATTAGTGCCGGAGATGAAGGACGAGTTATTGTTGCAAAAACCTTAGTGCCGATTGCAAATAAAGCTGTAGCTTTATTAAAACAGGCTTTACCTGATGCTGATTCTAATGCGATTTCACTTAAAGTTCTTTTTACTTTTAATATCATTTTAAATGTGATTAGTGATATTGGGCTTGAGCATTTTTGGCCAACAGATGTTAAGGACCATAGATTATTAGGAAAATATTTAAAAGACTATATTGAAGGGGGAATTCGTTTTAAAGCTGAACATTTTTATAAATAA
- a CDS encoding IlvD/Edd family dehydratase yields MNDQNKRIFLRSQEWFDDPEHADMTALYVERYMNYGLTRAELQSGRPIIGIAQTGSDLTPCNRHHKELAERVKAGIRDAGGIPMEFPVHPIAEQTRRPTAALDRNLAYLGLVEILHGYPLDGVVLTTGCDKTTPACLMAAATTDIPAIVLSGGPMLDGHFKGELIGSGTVLWHARNLLATGEIDYEGFMEMTTSASPSVGHCNTMGTALSMNALAEALGMSLPTCASIPAPYRERGQMAYMTGKRICEMVLEDLRPSKIMNKQSFENAIAVASALGASSNCPPHLIAIARHMGIELSLEDWQRVGESIPLIVNCMPAGKYLGEGFHRAGGVPAVLHELQKAGVLHEDCASVSGKTIGEIAKNAKTSNADVIFPYEQPLKHGAGFIVLSGNFFDSAIMKMSVVGEAFKKTYLSDPNSENSFEARAIVFEGPEDYHARINDPALNIDEHCILVIRGAGTVGYPGSAEVVNMAPPAELIKKGIDSLPCLGDGRQSGTSASPSILNMSPEAAVGGGIALLKTNDRLRIDLNKRSVNVLISDEELEQRRREWKPTVSASQTPWQEMYRNMVGQLSTGGCLEPATLYMRVINQDNLPRHSH; encoded by the coding sequence ATGAATGATCAAAATAAACGGATTTTTTTACGTAGCCAAGAATGGTTTGATGATCCTGAACATGCCGACATGACAGCACTCTATGTTGAGCGTTATATGAATTATGGCCTGACCCGTGCCGAACTACAATCAGGTCGCCCGATTATTGGTATTGCACAAACTGGCAGTGATTTAACTCCATGTAACCGTCACCACAAAGAACTTGCTGAACGGGTTAAAGCAGGTATTCGAGATGCGGGTGGTATTCCCATGGAATTCCCCGTTCACCCGATTGCAGAACAAACCCGTCGCCCTACTGCTGCACTTGATAGAAATTTAGCTTACTTAGGCTTAGTTGAAATATTACATGGTTATCCGCTTGATGGTGTGGTGCTAACCACAGGTTGTGACAAAACTACACCTGCTTGTTTAATGGCTGCCGCAACAACAGATATACCAGCCATTGTGTTGTCTGGTGGACCAATGCTAGATGGTCATTTTAAAGGTGAGTTAATTGGTTCTGGTACTGTGCTTTGGCATGCAAGAAATTTACTTGCCACAGGTGAAATTGATTATGAAGGGTTCATGGAAATGACCACTTCAGCATCGCCTTCGGTCGGGCATTGCAACACCATGGGCACTGCACTTTCTATGAATGCATTAGCAGAAGCTTTGGGCATGTCTTTACCGACATGTGCAAGCATTCCAGCGCCGTATCGTGAACGTGGGCAAATGGCCTATATGACAGGCAAAAGAATTTGTGAAATGGTTTTAGAAGATTTACGCCCTTCTAAAATCATGAACAAACAATCATTTGAAAATGCCATCGCGGTAGCTTCAGCATTAGGGGCATCAAGTAATTGCCCTCCTCACCTCATTGCAATTGCCCGTCACATGGGGATTGAGCTGAGTTTAGAAGACTGGCAACGTGTTGGAGAAAGCATTCCGCTGATTGTGAACTGTATGCCGGCGGGCAAATATTTGGGTGAAGGTTTCCACCGTGCGGGAGGTGTTCCTGCTGTTTTGCATGAATTACAAAAAGCAGGTGTTTTACATGAAGACTGTGCATCAGTCAGCGGTAAAACAATTGGGGAAATTGCTAAAAATGCAAAAACCTCAAATGCAGATGTCATCTTCCCTTATGAACAACCATTGAAACATGGTGCAGGTTTTATCGTGCTTAGCGGCAATTTCTTTGACAGCGCCATTATGAAAATGTCTGTCGTCGGTGAAGCATTTAAGAAAACCTATTTATCTGACCCAAATAGTGAAAATAGCTTTGAAGCACGTGCAATCGTTTTTGAAGGTCCCGAGGACTACCACGCACGAATTAATGATCCTGCTTTAAACATTGATGAACATTGTATTTTGGTCATCCGTGGTGCTGGTACTGTTGGTTATCCAGGCAGCGCAGAAGTCGTCAATATGGCTCCTCCAGCGGAGTTAATTAAAAAAGGCATCGATTCACTGCCTTGCTTAGGAGATGGCCGTCAAAGCGGAACATCTGCTAGCCCTTCTATTTTAAATATGTCACCCGAAGCGGCGGTAGGCGGTGGAATTGCATTATTAAAGACCAATGACCGTTTACGCATTGATCTCAATAAACGCTCCGTCAACGTACTCATTTCTGACGAAGAGTTAGAACAACGCCGCCGTGAGTGGAAACCGACGGTCTCTGCCTCTCAGACACCTTGGCAAGAAATGTATCGCAACATGGTGGGTCAATTATCTACTGGCGGTTGTTTGGAACCTGCAACTTTATATATGCGAGTCATAAATCAAGACAACCTTCCAAGACACTCTCATTAA
- a CDS encoding LysR family transcriptional regulator, whose translation MADLTYTSLNNWLKFKHLVLLETLARTNNMHLAAEQMNLSQPAVSKMLKEIESLLGFQVFERLPRNMPVTALGEQVIRYAQRVLNDAKHFVEDIEILRLGGHGFLKVGGIFAATAVVIPNSIIEIKKQWPLLSIDVVEQTSDHLMEMLSEHTLDLAVGRFTAVTQSQFFDFQPLGPEPFCIVVNNAHPCAHKKFCTLEELLNWPWVLYPKGTPIRERMEGAFARAKVKIPLNTVNTMSMQTFLQILKGAPMVGMLPEAMVIDQVKEGQLQILETDLILDAQDYGILTRKDEPVSDIAAAFINILLKNAKRK comes from the coding sequence ATGGCGGATTTGACTTACACAAGCCTAAATAATTGGTTGAAATTCAAACATTTGGTTTTGTTGGAAACTTTAGCAAGAACCAATAATATGCATTTGGCAGCCGAGCAGATGAACTTAAGTCAGCCTGCGGTGAGTAAAATGCTAAAAGAAATTGAGAGCCTTCTCGGATTTCAGGTTTTTGAACGTCTGCCTCGCAATATGCCAGTAACAGCTTTGGGCGAGCAGGTGATTCGATATGCGCAGCGTGTTTTAAATGATGCAAAGCATTTTGTCGAAGACATAGAAATTTTACGGTTAGGTGGTCACGGTTTTTTAAAAGTAGGCGGTATCTTTGCCGCAACCGCTGTGGTAATTCCAAACTCAATTATTGAGATTAAGAAACAATGGCCACTACTTTCTATCGATGTTGTTGAGCAAACCAGTGACCATTTAATGGAAATGCTAAGTGAACATACTCTAGATTTAGCCGTAGGTCGTTTTACCGCGGTGACGCAAAGTCAATTTTTTGATTTCCAACCTTTGGGCCCGGAGCCGTTTTGCATAGTGGTAAATAATGCTCATCCATGTGCCCATAAAAAGTTTTGTACATTAGAAGAATTACTAAATTGGCCATGGGTACTTTATCCGAAAGGCACGCCAATTCGAGAACGTATGGAAGGCGCATTTGCCCGAGCAAAAGTCAAAATTCCTTTAAATACGGTCAATACCATGTCGATGCAGACCTTTTTGCAGATCTTAAAAGGTGCACCTATGGTGGGAATGTTGCCCGAAGCGATGGTGATTGATCAGGTAAAAGAGGGACAATTACAGATTTTAGAAACAGATCTAATTTTAGATGCGCAGGATTATGGAATTTTGACGCGCAAAGATGAACCAGTGTCTGATATTGCAGCAGCGTTTATTAATATCTTACTTAAAAATGCAAAACGTAAATAA